One genomic window of Arachis hypogaea cultivar Tifrunner chromosome 8, arahy.Tifrunner.gnm2.J5K5, whole genome shotgun sequence includes the following:
- the LOC112708325 gene encoding low affinity inorganic phosphate transporter 4-like: protein MSSLAVLEALDSARTQWYHVTAIVIAGMGFFTDAYDLFCISTVSKLLGRLYYFDPQSPKPGKLPTTVNNFVIGVALFGTLTGQLVFGWLGDKLGRKKVYGITLIIMVFCAIGSGLSFGLTAKSVMTSLCFFRFWLGFGIGGDYPLSATIMSEYANKRTRGAFIAAVFAMQGVGIIFAGLISVIISALFLHNYPAPSYNTNPALSTQPEGDFLWRIVLMIGAVPALLTFYWRMRMPETGRYTALIEGNAKQAATDMARVLDIEILAEQEKIAQFKSMNQYPLWSNEFFRRHGRHLIGTMSTWFLLDIAFYSQNLTQKDIFPAMGMIPQEVNMNAIEEVMKTSRAMFFIAFFGTFPGYWFTVVFIEKIGRFKIQLMGFFMMSVFMFIMGVKYEYLKEESKILFALLYGLTFFFANFGPNSTTFVLPAELFPTRVRSTCHALSAAAGKAGAMVGSFGIQSYTVKGDLHQISRAMKILALTNFLGFLCTFLVTETKGRSLEEISGEDGRESDLTQSTIMTMENGGRNEKQTETM, encoded by the exons ATGTCATCACTAGCGGTGCTTGAAGCACTGGACTCGGCGAGAACGCAATGGTACCATGTAACCGCCATAGTGATCGCCGGGATGGGGTTCTTCACGGATGCCTACGACCTCTTCTGCATCTCCACCGTCTCCAAACTCTTGGGACGATTGTACTACTTCGACCCACAATCACCGAAACCGGGAAAGCTTCCAACAACGGTGAACAACTTTGTGATCGGGGTGGCGCTGTTTGGAACCCTCACAGGGCAGTTAGTGTTTGGTTGGTTGGGTGACAAGCTGGGGCGTAAGAAGGTGTACGGTATAACCCTCATCATTATGGTTTTCTGCGCCATCGGCTCCGGTCTCTCCTTTGGTCTTACCGCCAAGTCCGTCATGACCTCGCTCTGCTTCTTCAG GTTTTGGCTAGGGTTTGGCATAGGTGGAGACTATCCTCTTTCTGCGACGATAATGTCCGAATACGCCAACAAAAGGACACGTGGCGCTTTCATTGCGGCGGTGTTCGCCATGCAAGGCGTGGGGATCATTTTCGCCGGTCTAATATCGGTGATCATCTCGGCTCTCTTCTTGCACAACTACCCTGCTCCGTCGTACAACACGAACCCCGCACTCTCGACGCAACCGGAAGGCGATTTTCTATGGCGTATCGTGCTCATGATCGGTGCAGTTCCCGCACTGCTAACATTCTACTGGAGGATGAGGATGCCGGAAACCGGTCGCTACACGGCCTTGATCGAAGGGAACGCCAAGCAAGCCGCCACGGACATGGCTAGGGTTTTGGACATCGAGATTCTTGCAGAACAAGAAAAGATAGCTCAGTTCAAATCAATGAACCAATACCCTCTCTGGTCCAACGAGTTCTTTCGGAGACATGGCCGCCACCTCATCGGAACCATGAGCACGTGGTTCTTGCTGGACATAGCTTTCTACTCTCAGAACCTTACTCAGAAGGATATCTTCCCTGCCATGGGAATGATTCCCCAGGAGGTCAACATGAACGCCATTGAAGAAGTTATGAAAACTTCACGCGCTATGTTCTTCATTGCTTTCTTCGGAACCTTCCCTGGCTATTGGTTCACCGTTGTCTTCATTGAGAAGATAGGAAGATTCAAGATCCAACTCATGGGTTTCTTCATGATGTCGGTTTTCATGTTCATAATGGGTGTCAAGTACGAATACCTCAAAGAAGAGAGCAAGATATTGTTTGCTCTTCTTTACGGATTGACGTTCTTCTTTGCGAATTTCGGACCCAACAGCACGACGTTCGTGCTGCCGGCCGAGCTTTTTCCGACGCGTGTGAGGTCCACGTGTCATGCGCTGAGCGCCGCGGCGGGAAAAGCCGGTGCAATGGTGGGATCATTTGGGATACAAAGTTATACGGTGAAGGGTGACTTGCATCAGATAAGTCGCGCCATGAAGATTCTGGCGCTGACAAACTTTTTGGGATTCTTGTGTACTTTCTTGGTCACCGAAACGAAGGGGCGGTCCTTGGAGGAGATCTCCGGCGAAGATGGTAGAGAGAGCGATCTCACTCAGTCCACAATTATGACCATGGAAAATGGTGGTCGCAACGAAAAACAAACCGAGACGATGTGA